In Bactrocera neohumeralis isolate Rockhampton unplaced genomic scaffold, APGP_CSIRO_Bneo_wtdbg2-racon-allhic-juicebox.fasta_v2 ctg3528, whole genome shotgun sequence, a single genomic region encodes these proteins:
- the LOC126767005 gene encoding LOW QUALITY PROTEIN: semaphorin-1A-like (The sequence of the model RefSeq protein was modified relative to this genomic sequence to represent the inferred CDS: inserted 1 base in 1 codon) translates to MQKLQQKPTTKRVFTIKTLISCSTLCLLLLLPHAVHAWMPDVRPDLQPKQDKIIAKFLGNSTDYFKILAYDDITILVGAKDIMYNISMDGLRELSRLEWFSSDADRELCALKGKLETDCHNYIRVFARLDGGQILLCGTNSYKPRCRHYAPATSELSAAGSSGQRYEIVRDVEAQGLCPYSPAHNSTYAYADGQLYSATVADFSGSDPLIYRENLRTEQYDLKQLNQPDFVGAVERDRYVMFFFREISMEYMNFGKTIYSRVARVCKNDRGGPYSLSKSWTSFLKARLNCSVPGEFPFYFDEIQAITPIVESGSNPLIYAVFTTSVNAIPGSAVCAFNVNDIMDXFEGSFKSQKDSQSQWLPIQDEQVPESRPGKCVEDSRMLSSIAVNFAKTHPLMETAVPAVYGRPLLTKVNLHHRLTTIAIDAQIMALNGEYYDVIYSGTDDGRITKFINIPTPTQASDSTGVDKLKTVLISEMQVLPLGVPVRELVVSSKTNRLLVVSDGSLVTVPLHHCGHIVDCLGCLSLQDPNCAWDQQNHECKSITPNNIKFGTKAFLQSLNTTKKAAASLCPKYTRGTLMADGPIVGGGIVASPGIDLVTAQQQPQVDEELNSKKFHYTKVSAVNSVPVGASTASSESGVSAVDEVPSDKVTDMDASTGAGNDYLLNSFSDGNKITLQSVNPDELMNTLSGPFHSQDDRKDRQLKVAGKSLCWALSFIAFVVGIIVGYYTSKRLCKATSLHANHRNQFTSNSQFTVKHHNNGKDVNLLMNPNHFSSLKKPNLDLEKDRSHECKNSTENLEKEIPCKTSTLTKVKRTYI, encoded by the exons ATGCAAAAGCTGCAGCAGAAACCTACAACCAAAAGAGTGTTCACCATTAAAACACTAATTAGCTGCAGCACGTTATGCCTTCTACTATTACTGCCGCATGCCGTACACGCTTGGATGCCCGATGTGCGCCCAGATTTGCAACCTA AGCAAGATAAAATCATTGCCAAGTTCCTGGGCAACAGCAcggattattttaaaattttggcctACGATGATATCACCATACTGGTGGGTGCTAA AGACATCATGTACAACATCAGCATGGATGGTTTACGTGAACTCAGTCGACTGGAATGGTTCTCATCCGATGCCGATCGCGAATTGTGCGCACTGAAGGGTAAACTTGAAACTGATTGCCACAACTACATACGCGTATTTGCACGCCTCGATGGTGGGCAAATCTTGTTGTGTGGCACCAATTCTTATAAACCGCGCTGTCGCCATTATGCGCCCGCCACAAGTGAACTGAGCGCAGCCGGTAGTTCCGGCCAACGGTATGAGATTGTACGCGACGTGGAAGCGCAAGGTCTTTGCCCATATAGTCCGGCACATAACAGCACCTATGCATATGCGGACGGTCAACTTTATAGTGCCACCGTTGCTGACTTCTCGGGCAGTGATCCATTGATATATCGCGAAAATTTACGCACCGAACAGTACGATTTGAAACAGTTAAATCAACCAGACTTTGTGGGTGCTGTGGAGCGTGATCGTTATGTTATGTTCTTCTTTCGTGAAATTTCAATGGAGTATATGAATTTCGGCAAG ACAATTTACTCAAGAGTTGCTCGCGTATGCAAAAACGATCGTGGGGGTCCGTATTCACTCTCCAAAAGTTGGACTTCATTTTTGAAAGCGCGACTAAATTGCTCTGTACCCGGCGAATTTCCTTTCTACTTCGATGAAATTC AGGCAATCACACCCATTGTCGAAAGTGGGTCAAATCCACTCATCTATGCCGTCTTCACAACCTCTGTGAACGCCATACCCGGTTCAGCGGTGTGTGCGTTCAATGTAAATGATATTATGG GCTTTGAGGGCAGTTTCAAATCGCAAAAAGATAGTCAATCACAATGGCTACCCATACAGGATGAACAAGTGCCGGAATCACGTCCGGGTAAGTGTGTCGAAGATTCGCGAATGCTATCGAGCATTGCGGTGAATTTCGCCAAAACCCATCCATTAATGGAGACTGCTGTGCCCGCGGTTTACGGACGCCCACTACTCACGAAAGTAAATTTACACCATCGACTCACCACAATCGCTATTGATGCACAAATTATGGCATTAAATGGTGAATACTATGATGTTATCTACTCCGGCACAGATGATGGcagaataacaaaatttattaacataCCTACACCCACTCAGGCAAGCGATTCCACCGGTGTggacaaattaaaaacagttctTATCTCTGAGATGCAAGTGCTGCCTTTGGGTGTGCCGGTGCGTGAACTGGTCGTTTCCTCGAAAACCAATCGTCTATTAGTCGTTAGTGATGGCAGTTTGGTTACAGTGCCGTTGCATCATTGTGGGCATATTGTAGACTGTTTGGGTTGTCTCAGTCTTCAAGATCCAAATTGCGCTTGGGATCAGCAGAATCATGAGTGCAAAAGTATTACACCCAACAACATCAAATTCGGCACAAAAGCCTTCCTTCAAAGCTTGAATACTACCAAAAAAGCAGCAGCATCGCTTTGTCCAAAGTACACACGTGGCACACTCATGGCTGACGGCCCAATTGTTGGTGGCGGTATTGTGGCAAGTCCGGGCATTGACTTGGttacagcacaacaacaaccacaagtTGATGAAGAATTGAACAGCAAAAAGTTTCACTACACAAAAGTGAGTGCGGTTAATAGCGTTCCAGTTGGTGCGAGTACAGCTTCATCGGAGAGTGGCGTTTCTGCAGTCGATGAAGTACCCTCTGATAAAGTAACTGATATGGATGCAAGCACAGGCGCTGGTAATGATTACTTGCTGAACAGTTTTAGCGatggaaataaaataacattacaATCGGTGAATCCCGATGAGCTCATGAACACGCTGAGTG gTCCATTTCACTCACAAGATGACAGAAAAGACAGACAATTAAAGGTCGCCGGCAAGAGCTTATGTTGGGCCCTCTCGTTTATCGCTTTCGTTGTGGGCATTATTGTTGGATATTATACCTCAAAACGGTTGTGTAAAGCAACGTCGCTACATGCAAATCATCGTAATCAATTCACCTCGAATTC TCAATTCACCGTAAAGCATCATAATAATGGCAAAGATGTCAATCTGCTAATGAATCCGAACCATTTTTCCAGTCTTAAAAAACCCAATCTCGATTTAGAGAAGGATCGCAGCCATGAATGCAAGAACTCTACAGAAAATCTTGAAAAGGAAATACCCTGCAAGACGTCTACTTTAACGAAGGTTAAACGCACATATATATAA